From the Bacillus sp. Marseille-P3661 genome, the window TTATACCGATAGTGAAAGAGTAATTATGATGATTGTACTTGATCCAAGAAAAGTAAACGATCTACGATCAATGGTACTTGGAATTGATCCACATGCTTTTATCATACTATGTGAAGCAACCGAGGTGTTTGGTGAAGGTTTCACACCATCTTTTCTGCCTCCTCAAAGCAAAAAGTATCATTCACCAAGCACAGTCTAGAGGCATTCTAATAAAACGGTAGTAGATAACTAGTTTTGAATTTAATTTCATTTCTTTGTCGGACCACAATGGATTGTCCTTGTGGTCCTTCTAGGCTATTCTGAATCCTTCCAATATAGTGTGATACCATATTTATTGATGTTATATGTATTCATACTCTGAAAAAGTCGCTGCTTGACCATAATAGTTATTATTGTCGTCTATGATATTCCAGACGATTGCTTGTTTAATATAAAATCGCTTTCCAGTACTAGAAATGCGAATTCCTGTGTAATTGTTTACAAAGCCATTAGCAGTCACTTCTTCAAAAAATCTCGCTCTCTCAGCTCTCTCCATTGGTTCGGCGGTAAGTCGTGATGGTGTTTTTATAAAGTCCTCTTTATCCGTTTCCCATAATGTCAATGCTGCTTGATTACCAAAATTAAGGACAGGGTCAACTTCAGTTCCGTGCGACAAGATAATGGTTTCGCTATGATAAAGTTGGTCTAACAAGCTTTTATCCGCTTGTAACGGAATTAAATCATGTCCAATCCATTTCTTAAAACTTTCATTTAAACGTTTAGCATGTTCTTCTGTAAAGCCTTTCTCAGACTTGTTCAAGTTATCCACCCCTATAACTATACTTAAAATTAATACTTACTATCTATCTAATATATTACCAAAAATTTGGCTTCTATTGAAAAAAGATAAACAATCTTTAATTTGTTATAAATACTTCTATTCCATAAGAAAAGATAAGGTATATGATTAAAAAATTACATACATCTAAGTGTGTCTGGAAATAAATAAACAGAAAATATTTCCAAGAAATGAGGTCTAGGAATGGAAGAAAAAAATCATAAAGGAACTGGTGAACATTCAGATTCCCTGACAAACCGCCAAGGACACCCGATAACAGATAATCAAAATATTAGAACGGTCGGAAACCGTGGACCATCCACGCTTGAAAATTATGATTTTCTTGAAAAAATGTCTCATTTTGACCGCGAAAGAGTGCCGGAGCGGGTTGTTCATGCGCGTGGAGCCGGTGCGCATGGATACTTTGAAACGTATGGAAAAGTGGGCGATGAGCCGGTTGCAAAATACACCAGAGCAAAGCTGTTCCAGGAGCAGGGCAAGCGCACACCGGTTTTTGTTCGATTCTCAACGGTGGCGGGAGGTAACGAGTCACCTGAAACTGCTCGTGACCCACGAGGCTTTGCTGTTAAATTTTATACAGAAGATGGAAACTGGGACCTTGTTGGAAATAATCTAAAAATATTTTTTATCCGAGATGCGATGAAGTTTCCTGATATGATTCATGCATTTAAGCCAGACCCTGTTTCGAATATTAGTAATCCTGAACGAATGTTTGATTTTCTTTCGCAAACACCTGAAGCGACACATATGGTTACATTCCTATTTTCTCCTTGGGGAATTCCAGCGAATTATCGCCAGATGCAGGGCTCAGGTGTGAATACATATAAATGGGTTAATAAAGATGGAGAGGCTGTTTTAGTCAAATACCATTGGGAACCGCTTAAACAAGGAATCAAGAATCTTACTCAAAAGGAAGCGGAAGCAATCCAAGCTAAAAATGTAAGCCATGCGACACAAGATTTATATGAGGCGATTGAGCGCGGTGACTATCCTGAGTGGGAGCTATGCGTTCAAATCATGAGCGACGACTACCATCCTGAGTTAGATTTTGATCCATTAGATGATACAAAATTATGGCCAACAGACCAATTTCCGTTTTTAAAAGTAGGAAAAATGGTTTTAAACAAAAATCCTGAAAACTACTTTAATGAAGTGGAGCAATCAGCATTTGGAACTGGTGTACTGGTAGATGGTTTGGATTTTTCCGACGATAAAATGCTGCAAGGCAGAACTTTTTCATATTCAGATACGCAGCGATATCGCGTTGGCACGAATTATTTACAGCTGCCAATTAATGCACCTAAAAAGCGTGTTGCTACCAATCAACGTGGTGGCCAAATGTCCTATCATGTAGATGCAGCACCAAGTCAAAATCCACACGTTAATTATGAGCCTTCCGTTATAGGCGGCTTAAAGGAAGCCGAACAAGTTGGTAAAGTTCATGAACCACACTACAATGACAAATTAGTTCGCGAAAAGATTGATCGTCCAAATGATTTTGGGCAAGCTGGAGAAACGTATCGGAACCTTGAAGATTGGGAAAGGGAAGAGCTCATCAGCAACCTTGTAGACAATCTCAAAGTTTGTAGACCGGAAATCCAGAACAAAATGATTGAGTATTTTACAAATGCAGATGAGGAATATGGAAAACGGGTTAAAGAAGGAGTAACAAAAGCAATGCAAATGATGAAGGATAAAACAAATACAGGCACTGCAGAAGCAGATGAAACGACCAAGAAGGCCAAACATATGGGGCATGAATCAGATCGATATTAATGTCTAATGGCCGCACTTCAGCAAGTGCGGCCATTAGTAATATCCATGGTTTACGATCAAAAAGCACTATCAATTTTATTGGTTGTGAAAGTTGTTACGAAGACTAGTTTTACCATTGATTACAATGAGACCTTCACACTGAAAGGTAAAGCGTTACAGCTCAGTGGAGGGTCCCAATTATTGCATTAATGTTAAATACTAGAGTTAAACAAATTAATCGAGATTTGATGCTGCTGATTTATCTGCAATAATCGTAACGTGCTTATGTTTTTTTAAGATTGATGCTGGAAAGTTTTCAGAAGTTTCGCCTTTGATTAAGCGTGCTAATGCATTAGCTTTCTTTTCACCTGAAACTATCAAAAGAATTTCTTTACTTTCCATAATCGTATCAATGCCCATAGTAATCGCTTTTACTGGCACTTGTTCAATAGAAGAGAAGAATCTTGCATTGGCTTGACGTGTTGATTCATCTAACTCCACAATATGGGTTCTACTAGAAAAAGGAGTTCCTGGTTCATTAAATCCGATGTGCCCGTTAATTCCTAGGCCTAAAATTTGAACATCGATATGACCTGCAGTTTGAATTAGTTTCTCATAATCTGAGCATTCTTGTTGTAGGTTAGCTGCAACACCATTTGGTAAATGTACGCGGTCCATCGAAATATCTATATGTTTGAAAAACTTTTCCTTCATATACGTATGGTAACTGTT encodes:
- a CDS encoding MEKHLA domain-containing protein — protein: MDNLNKSEKGFTEEHAKRLNESFKKWIGHDLIPLQADKSLLDQLYHSETIILSHGTEVDPVLNFGNQAALTLWETDKEDFIKTPSRLTAEPMERAERARFFEEVTANGFVNNYTGIRISSTGKRFYIKQAIVWNIIDDNNNYYGQAATFSEYEYI
- a CDS encoding catalase — encoded protein: MEEKNHKGTGEHSDSLTNRQGHPITDNQNIRTVGNRGPSTLENYDFLEKMSHFDRERVPERVVHARGAGAHGYFETYGKVGDEPVAKYTRAKLFQEQGKRTPVFVRFSTVAGGNESPETARDPRGFAVKFYTEDGNWDLVGNNLKIFFIRDAMKFPDMIHAFKPDPVSNISNPERMFDFLSQTPEATHMVTFLFSPWGIPANYRQMQGSGVNTYKWVNKDGEAVLVKYHWEPLKQGIKNLTQKEAEAIQAKNVSHATQDLYEAIERGDYPEWELCVQIMSDDYHPELDFDPLDDTKLWPTDQFPFLKVGKMVLNKNPENYFNEVEQSAFGTGVLVDGLDFSDDKMLQGRTFSYSDTQRYRVGTNYLQLPINAPKKRVATNQRGGQMSYHVDAAPSQNPHVNYEPSVIGGLKEAEQVGKVHEPHYNDKLVREKIDRPNDFGQAGETYRNLEDWEREELISNLVDNLKVCRPEIQNKMIEYFTNADEEYGKRVKEGVTKAMQMMKDKTNTGTAEADETTKKAKHMGHESDRY
- the nagB gene encoding glucosamine-6-phosphate deaminase — encoded protein: MKLIIANDYAAMSELACSFIAKKLDQLENPVFGLATGSTPEGLYKCLIEKFNQGKVTFKNITTFNLDEYVGLEKDNPNSYHTYMKEKFFKHIDISMDRVHLPNGVAANLQQECSDYEKLIQTAGHIDVQILGLGINGHIGFNEPGTPFSSRTHIVELDESTRQANARFFSSIEQVPVKAITMGIDTIMESKEILLIVSGEKKANALARLIKGETSENFPASILKKHKHVTIIADKSAASNLD